In Synechococcus sp. A18-25c, a single window of DNA contains:
- the rpsN gene encoding 30S ribosomal protein S14 translates to MAKKSMIARDAKRKKIVERFAAKRSALMAAFDAAKDPMERLEIHRKIQALPRNSAPTRMRNRCWATGKPRGVYRDFGLCRNQLRERAHKGELPGVVKSSW, encoded by the coding sequence ATGGCCAAGAAGTCGATGATTGCCCGCGATGCGAAGCGGAAAAAAATTGTGGAGCGCTTCGCTGCCAAGCGGTCAGCCCTGATGGCCGCCTTCGATGCAGCGAAGGATCCAATGGAGCGTCTTGAAATTCATCGCAAGATTCAGGCCCTTCCCCGCAACAGTGCACCCACTCGCATGCGCAATCGCTGCTGGGCTACCGGCAAACCCCGCGGTGTGTATCGGGATTTCGGCCTCTGCCGCAACCAGCTGCGCGAACGTGCCCATAAAGGCGAACTGCCCGGCGTGGTCAAGTCCAGCTGGTGA
- a CDS encoding polyribonucleotide nucleotidyltransferase, with translation MQGQTQSISFDGREIRLTTGRYAPQAGGSVMIECGDTSVLVTATRSAGREGIDFLPLICDYEERLYAAGRIPGSFMRREGRPPERATLISRLIDRPMRPLFPSWLRDDLQIVATCMSLDERVPADVLSVTGASLATLLAGIPFHGPMAAVRVGLLGDDFVLNPSYREIERGDLDLVVAGTPEGVVMVEAGANQLPEQDVIEAIDFGYEAVCELIKAQETILKDAGIKQVKPEAPSEDTTLPVYLEKACSKAIGEVLSQFDQSKAERDEKLDAIRSKTAESIDGLKDNDPVRQLVSANGKALPTSFKALTKKLMRQQIVKDGKRVDGRALDQVRPISALAGVLPKRVHGSGLFQRGLTQVLSTATLGTPSDAQEMDDLNPNTEKTYLHHYNFPPYSVGETKPMRSPGRREIGHGALAERAILPVLPAKDTFPYVVRVVSEVLSSNGSTSMGSVCGSTLALMDAGVPLKAPVSGAAMGLIKEGKEVRILTDIQGIEDFLGDMDFKVAGTDKGITALQMDMKITGLAINTVAEAINQARPARLHILEKMMEAIDTPREGMSPHAPRLLSFRIDPELIGTVIGPGGRTIKGITERTNTKIDIEDSGIVTIASHDGAAADEAQKIIEGLTRKVNEGEVFSGSITRIIPIGAFVEILPGKEGMIHISQLSEARVEKVEDVVKVGDEVTVRVREIDNRGRINLTLRGVPQSGEDAAPEPAPTPVAPLS, from the coding sequence GTGCAAGGTCAGACACAGTCGATCTCCTTTGACGGTCGGGAGATTCGACTGACCACAGGGCGGTATGCCCCCCAGGCCGGTGGTTCCGTGATGATTGAGTGCGGTGACACGTCCGTGCTCGTGACCGCCACCCGTTCAGCAGGACGCGAGGGCATTGATTTCCTGCCCCTCATTTGCGATTACGAGGAGCGTCTGTATGCCGCAGGTCGCATCCCTGGCAGTTTCATGCGCCGGGAAGGACGTCCGCCAGAACGGGCCACGCTGATCAGCCGCCTGATCGACCGCCCGATGCGGCCGCTATTCCCCAGCTGGCTCAGGGATGACCTGCAGATCGTGGCCACCTGCATGTCTTTGGATGAGCGGGTCCCCGCTGATGTGCTGTCGGTGACTGGTGCTTCCCTGGCCACGCTGCTTGCAGGCATTCCCTTCCACGGCCCTATGGCGGCGGTGCGAGTCGGTCTCCTCGGAGACGACTTCGTGTTAAACCCCAGCTACCGAGAAATCGAACGCGGTGATCTGGACCTGGTGGTAGCCGGAACACCGGAAGGTGTGGTGATGGTGGAGGCAGGCGCCAACCAGCTACCCGAGCAGGACGTGATCGAAGCGATTGACTTCGGTTACGAGGCTGTCTGCGAGCTGATCAAGGCCCAGGAGACCATCCTCAAAGACGCGGGCATCAAGCAGGTGAAACCTGAGGCTCCCAGCGAAGACACCACCCTGCCGGTTTACCTCGAGAAGGCGTGCAGCAAGGCGATCGGTGAGGTGCTGAGCCAGTTCGACCAAAGCAAGGCCGAACGGGACGAAAAACTGGACGCGATCCGTAGCAAGACCGCAGAGAGCATTGACGGGCTGAAGGACAACGACCCAGTGCGTCAGCTGGTGTCTGCCAACGGCAAGGCCCTGCCCACCAGCTTCAAGGCTCTGACCAAGAAGTTGATGCGCCAGCAAATTGTTAAGGACGGCAAGCGCGTTGATGGACGCGCCCTGGATCAGGTTCGTCCAATCAGCGCTCTGGCTGGCGTGCTGCCCAAGCGCGTTCATGGCTCGGGCCTGTTCCAACGTGGACTCACCCAGGTGTTGTCCACCGCCACCCTCGGCACTCCCAGTGATGCCCAGGAGATGGATGATCTCAACCCAAACACCGAGAAGACCTACCTCCACCACTACAACTTCCCGCCCTACTCCGTCGGCGAGACCAAACCAATGCGCTCTCCGGGACGGCGCGAGATCGGTCATGGAGCCCTGGCCGAGCGGGCGATTCTTCCCGTGCTTCCGGCCAAAGACACCTTCCCGTACGTGGTGCGTGTGGTGAGCGAAGTGCTCAGCTCCAACGGCTCCACCTCCATGGGTTCGGTCTGCGGGAGCACCCTCGCGCTGATGGACGCTGGTGTTCCGCTCAAGGCACCGGTGAGCGGCGCCGCCATGGGCCTGATCAAGGAAGGCAAGGAGGTGCGCATCCTCACCGACATCCAGGGAATCGAAGATTTCCTCGGCGATATGGACTTCAAGGTGGCCGGCACCGACAAGGGGATCACCGCCCTGCAGATGGACATGAAGATCACCGGTTTGGCCATCAACACAGTGGCTGAAGCCATCAATCAGGCGCGTCCTGCCCGTCTTCACATCCTTGAAAAGATGATGGAGGCCATCGACACCCCGCGTGAAGGCATGTCACCCCATGCTCCACGTCTGTTGAGCTTCCGCATCGATCCGGAACTGATCGGCACAGTGATCGGTCCTGGCGGACGCACCATCAAGGGCATCACCGAGCGCACCAACACCAAGATCGACATCGAGGACAGTGGCATCGTCACCATTGCTTCGCACGACGGTGCGGCCGCCGACGAGGCCCAGAAGATCATCGAAGGACTGACGCGCAAGGTGAATGAAGGCGAAGTGTTCAGCGGTTCGATCACCCGCATCATTCCGATCGGGGCCTTCGTGGAAATTCTTCCTGGCAAGGAGGGCATGATCCACATCTCCCAGCTCTCCGAGGCGCGGGTGGAGAAAGTGGAAGATGTGGTGAAAGTGGGCGATGAGGTCACCGTGCGCGTGCGTGAGATCGACAACCGCGGCCGTATCAACCTCACTCTCCGCGGAGTGCCCCAGAGCGGAGAGGATGCAGCTCCCGAACCTGCTCCGACCCCCGTCGCGCCCCTCTCCTGA
- a CDS encoding 3'(2'),5'-bisphosphate nucleotidase CysQ, with translation MMPTALTLPAGVSQDALLAALRPLCWGAADILRAYARGEQPPHGFPKVLRVDDGGDGPVSAADLAVNQWLLDGLKQGFPEVDWTLLSEETAKEQLTEGQPLPAEWLWILDPLDGTKDFLQGTGEYAVHLALVHGRRPVLGVVLLPEADELWIGLVGEGAWCEDRQGERSPVRFSDRTTVSELILVASRSHRDDRLVTLIDTLALGGSKAVGSVGYKVATILRGETDLYVSLSGKSAPKDWDMAAPEAVLLAAGGAFTHADGQPLTYNTGDVRQAGCLIASHGKAHAALEEKATRAMERIDPGFQV, from the coding sequence ATGATGCCGACTGCTCTGACTTTGCCTGCCGGTGTCAGCCAGGACGCTTTGCTCGCGGCTTTGCGTCCACTCTGTTGGGGAGCTGCAGATATCTTGCGGGCCTATGCCCGCGGTGAGCAGCCACCGCACGGCTTTCCCAAGGTTTTGCGCGTTGATGACGGTGGAGATGGCCCGGTGTCTGCGGCTGATCTAGCTGTGAACCAGTGGTTGCTGGATGGCCTTAAGCAGGGGTTCCCGGAGGTGGATTGGACGCTACTCAGCGAAGAAACGGCCAAGGAGCAGCTCACGGAAGGCCAACCGCTGCCTGCGGAATGGCTCTGGATCCTTGATCCCCTCGATGGCACCAAGGATTTTCTCCAGGGCACCGGCGAATACGCCGTTCATCTGGCTCTGGTGCACGGGCGGCGTCCCGTGCTGGGGGTGGTGCTGCTGCCGGAAGCCGACGAACTCTGGATCGGCCTTGTCGGCGAGGGGGCCTGGTGTGAAGACCGCCAGGGCGAGCGGTCGCCGGTTCGCTTCAGCGACAGAACCACGGTTTCGGAGCTGATCCTGGTGGCCAGCCGTAGCCATCGTGACGACCGTCTGGTGACGTTGATTGACACCCTCGCCCTTGGCGGTTCTAAAGCGGTGGGCAGCGTCGGCTACAAAGTCGCCACGATTCTGCGCGGCGAGACCGATCTCTATGTCTCACTCTCCGGCAAAAGTGCTCCCAAGGACTGGGACATGGCCGCGCCGGAAGCGGTGCTGCTGGCTGCAGGTGGTGCCTTCACCCATGCCGATGGTCAGCCTTTGACGTACAACACTGGCGATGTGCGTCAGGCCGGGTGTCTGATCGCTAGTCATGGAAAAGCCCATGCCGCTCTTGAAGAGAAAGCGACACGGGCCATGGAAAGGATCGATCCTGGTTTTCAGGTCTGA
- a CDS encoding AAA family ATPase, whose amino-acid sequence MANTWIGQLDLLIRSGTPLIWIRSHEEERVEGLLRQTCQRLPDRTLASWDFVGGLSGVLGQEQLGARQPMAVLQWLQDRPSSNPTLLLLKDVHRFCDDPGIARMLRNLASQLRTTPHTLIVTCGQWTPPADLDEALTLLDLPLPQEEELRTLLANIARASGRDLEADVLEELTHACCGLSEARVRHVAAKALAQRGSLSRDDLADVLEEKRLSLARSEVLEFCRTDATPGDIGGLETLKHWLDQRHRAFNDDARRFGLPLPRGVLLVGPQGTGKSLTARAIAHSWSMPLLRLDVGRLFSGLVGASEARTRDMIQRAEAMAPCVLWIDEIDKGFGNDSRSDGGTSQRVLATVLTWMAEKRSAVFVVATANGVERLPAELLRKGRFDEIFLLDLPSRDERNSILSLHLQRRRPGLELPLSTVVDRTDGYSGAELEQVVIEAMHLAFADSRELSESDLIQAAAQLVPLSRTAREQLESLKQWASAGRARPASLRGVTNSQTA is encoded by the coding sequence ATGGCTAACACCTGGATCGGTCAACTGGATCTGCTCATTCGGTCGGGCACACCCCTGATCTGGATCCGCAGCCATGAAGAAGAGCGCGTTGAGGGACTGCTGAGGCAGACCTGTCAGCGCCTTCCGGATCGAACCCTGGCCAGCTGGGACTTCGTAGGCGGCCTTAGTGGCGTGCTGGGGCAAGAACAGCTGGGTGCGCGTCAGCCCATGGCCGTCCTCCAGTGGCTTCAAGATCGCCCCAGCAGCAACCCCACGCTGCTGCTGCTGAAAGACGTGCATCGCTTCTGCGATGACCCCGGCATTGCCCGCATGCTGCGCAACCTTGCCAGCCAGCTGCGCACGACGCCTCACACCCTGATCGTGACCTGCGGGCAGTGGACTCCACCCGCAGACCTGGATGAAGCGCTCACACTGCTGGATCTGCCATTGCCCCAGGAAGAGGAGCTACGCACACTGCTGGCCAATATCGCCCGCGCCAGCGGACGCGACCTGGAAGCGGATGTGCTGGAAGAACTCACCCACGCCTGCTGTGGCCTCAGCGAGGCACGCGTGCGGCATGTGGCCGCTAAGGCTCTCGCTCAACGGGGATCCCTGAGCCGTGACGATCTGGCTGATGTGCTGGAGGAAAAGCGCCTCTCCCTCGCCCGCAGCGAAGTACTCGAGTTCTGCCGGACCGATGCCACACCGGGCGACATCGGCGGCTTGGAGACGTTGAAGCACTGGCTGGATCAACGCCACCGTGCCTTCAATGACGATGCCCGTCGATTCGGCCTGCCCCTCCCCCGCGGGGTTCTGCTTGTCGGCCCCCAGGGCACCGGGAAATCACTCACGGCCCGTGCCATCGCACACAGCTGGTCCATGCCGCTACTGCGACTGGATGTGGGCCGACTGTTTTCCGGTCTGGTGGGGGCCAGTGAAGCGCGCACCCGCGACATGATTCAACGGGCAGAAGCCATGGCCCCATGCGTGCTGTGGATTGACGAAATCGACAAAGGGTTCGGCAATGACAGCCGCAGCGATGGCGGCACCAGCCAGCGCGTACTCGCCACCGTGCTCACCTGGATGGCCGAGAAACGCTCTGCGGTGTTTGTGGTGGCCACCGCCAACGGCGTGGAGCGCCTGCCAGCGGAACTGCTGCGGAAAGGACGATTCGATGAGATCTTCCTGCTGGACCTTCCCTCGCGGGACGAGCGCAACAGCATCCTGAGCTTGCACCTCCAGCGCCGACGCCCCGGTCTCGAGCTGCCTCTCTCCACCGTGGTCGACCGCACCGATGGGTATTCAGGCGCTGAACTCGAGCAGGTGGTGATTGAAGCCATGCACCTGGCCTTCGCAGACAGCCGGGAGCTGTCTGAGAGCGATTTGATTCAAGCAGCGGCACAGCTGGTGCCACTGTCACGCACCGCACGGGAACAACTCGAGAGCCTCAAGCAATGGGCGAGCGCAGGGCGCGCACGACCCGCTTCATTGCGGGGCGTAACGAACTCTCAAACGGCGTAA
- the serS gene encoding serine--tRNA ligase → MLDQRLVRENPELIAAQLGRRGMDVDLTYLQLIAQQQRDLEEQRSNLQAEGNRIGKEVGQRIKGGADPKGDDIAELRKEGNAIKQKVAVLEDEEKQLALKLKTQLLTFPNLPSSESPDGKDETDNVEVRRWGSPREERGLEEHWAIADRLGLLDSERSVRIAQSRFVTLLGQGARLERALINFMLDLHTGKGYREVLPPVLVNSASLTGSGQLPKFAEESFRCAEDDLWLTPTAEVPVTSLHREEIIPVDQLPLRYVAYSPCFRREAGSYGRDTRGLIRLHQFNKVELYWFAHPDQSAEAHAQITADAEAVLQALELPYRVLELCTGDLGFSATRTYDLEVWLAGAGAYREISSCSVCGDFQARRSSIRTKEGKATRLVHTLNGSGLAIGRTMAALLENGQQADGSVKLPQALVPYFGGDHIRPE, encoded by the coding sequence GTGCTCGATCAGCGTCTGGTGCGAGAGAACCCTGAGCTGATTGCGGCTCAACTGGGGCGCCGAGGCATGGATGTTGATCTCACATACCTGCAACTGATCGCACAGCAACAGCGCGACCTCGAAGAACAACGCAGCAACCTCCAAGCCGAAGGCAACCGGATCGGCAAGGAGGTGGGCCAGAGAATCAAAGGAGGTGCGGATCCGAAGGGGGATGACATCGCCGAATTGCGCAAGGAAGGCAACGCCATCAAGCAGAAGGTGGCGGTGCTGGAAGACGAGGAAAAGCAGCTGGCCTTGAAGCTGAAGACCCAGCTGCTCACCTTTCCGAACCTGCCGTCGAGCGAAAGCCCCGATGGCAAGGACGAAACCGACAACGTTGAGGTGCGCCGCTGGGGCAGTCCACGCGAAGAGCGAGGCCTCGAGGAGCATTGGGCGATTGCCGATCGCCTGGGGCTTCTCGACAGCGAGCGGTCCGTGCGGATTGCTCAGAGCCGCTTTGTGACCCTGCTCGGCCAGGGCGCGCGGCTGGAACGGGCCCTGATCAATTTCATGCTGGACCTGCACACCGGTAAGGGCTACCGGGAAGTGCTGCCTCCAGTGCTGGTCAACAGCGCCAGCCTCACAGGATCCGGTCAGCTTCCGAAATTTGCCGAGGAAAGCTTTCGCTGCGCTGAAGACGACCTGTGGCTGACACCCACGGCCGAGGTGCCGGTCACATCACTGCACCGTGAAGAAATCATCCCGGTGGATCAGCTGCCGTTGCGCTACGTGGCGTACAGCCCTTGCTTCCGTCGCGAAGCAGGCAGCTATGGCCGTGACACCCGTGGGTTGATCCGCTTGCACCAGTTCAACAAAGTTGAGCTCTACTGGTTCGCCCATCCCGACCAGTCGGCTGAGGCCCACGCCCAGATCACTGCCGATGCCGAAGCGGTGCTGCAGGCCCTGGAACTGCCCTACCGCGTGCTCGAGCTCTGCACCGGTGATCTCGGCTTCTCCGCCACCCGAACCTATGACTTGGAAGTGTGGCTTGCCGGCGCGGGTGCCTACCGGGAGATCTCCAGTTGCAGCGTTTGCGGGGATTTCCAGGCGAGGCGTTCTTCCATCCGCACCAAAGAAGGCAAAGCCACCCGGCTGGTTCACACCTTGAACGGAAGCGGTCTGGCCATCGGCCGCACCATGGCGGCGTTACTGGAGAACGGTCAGCAAGCCGATGGGAGCGTGAAACTCCCCCAGGCGTTGGTGCCTTACTTCGGTGGCGACCACATCCGGCCAGAATGA
- the rseP gene encoding RIP metalloprotease RseP, whose amino-acid sequence MNVLASLLALGLLIVIHEAGHFLAARLQGIRVNGFSVGFGPALLKTERDGVTYALRLLPLGGFVSFPDDDEASEIPDDDPDLLRNRPIPQRLLVISAGVLANLLLAWLVLVSHTAVTGVPGEPAPGVMVMSVQGGEAAATSGLRAGDRILSIDNVLLGSGEPAVKAAVDPIRQHPGQSLSLRIERNGEQLPLTLTPSDQQGTGRIGAQLQEVLTGESRPVGSPWEAITVSSHQFSGLVTRTAAGYAGLFTNFGATAQQVSGPVKIVEMGAQLSSQGGSGLALFVALISINLAVLNALPLPLLDGGQAVLLLLEGLRGRPLPERFQLAVMQSSLLFVLGLSVLLIVRDTSQLPVVRQLLGQ is encoded by the coding sequence ATGAACGTTCTGGCCTCACTGCTGGCTCTGGGGCTGCTGATCGTGATCCATGAAGCCGGGCACTTCCTGGCTGCTCGACTGCAGGGCATCCGTGTAAATGGCTTCTCGGTGGGATTCGGACCTGCATTGCTCAAAACCGAGCGCGATGGTGTCACCTACGCGCTGCGCCTGTTACCCCTCGGCGGTTTCGTCTCCTTCCCGGACGATGACGAGGCCAGCGAGATTCCGGATGACGACCCAGATCTGCTACGCAACCGTCCGATTCCTCAGCGGTTGCTCGTCATCAGTGCTGGAGTGCTGGCCAACCTGCTGCTGGCCTGGTTGGTGCTCGTCAGCCACACGGCCGTGACCGGGGTGCCTGGAGAACCAGCCCCTGGGGTGATGGTGATGAGCGTGCAGGGCGGCGAAGCAGCCGCCACATCGGGGTTGAGGGCGGGCGACCGCATCCTCAGCATCGATAATGTTCTTCTAGGAAGCGGCGAGCCGGCGGTCAAAGCAGCCGTGGACCCGATCCGTCAACACCCCGGGCAATCCCTGAGCCTGCGCATTGAACGCAACGGGGAGCAACTCCCGCTGACGCTCACCCCCTCAGATCAACAGGGCACCGGTCGCATCGGCGCTCAGTTGCAAGAGGTTCTCACCGGCGAAAGCCGACCCGTGGGATCGCCCTGGGAAGCAATCACGGTGTCCAGCCATCAGTTCAGCGGACTGGTCACTCGCACAGCGGCCGGATATGCCGGACTGTTCACCAATTTCGGTGCCACAGCGCAGCAGGTGTCGGGCCCGGTCAAAATCGTGGAGATGGGCGCTCAACTCTCCAGTCAGGGAGGCTCCGGCTTGGCCCTGTTCGTGGCCTTGATTTCCATCAACTTGGCCGTGCTCAATGCCCTGCCCCTGCCCCTGCTCGATGGAGGCCAGGCGGTGTTGTTACTCCTGGAGGGCCTACGCGGTCGACCGCTGCCCGAGCGCTTCCAACTGGCGGTGATGCAATCGAGCCTGCTGTTCGTGCTCGGCCTCAGTGTTCTGCTAATCGTGCGCGACACCAGCCAGCTGCCGGTGGTGCGTCAGTTACTGGGACAGTGA
- the rsmI gene encoding 16S rRNA (cytidine(1402)-2'-O)-methyltransferase, whose protein sequence is MKQRAEPENGVLYMVGTPIGHLGDLSPRARALLAAVNTVACEDTRHSGQLLVSLGSTARRCSFHQHNTHARIPQLLDELSQGRSVAVISDAGLPGISDPGEELVAAARAAGHAVICIPGPCAATTALVSSGLPSGRFCFEGFLPAKGRDRRQRLETLAKEPRTTVLYEAPHRLLKLLEELQEHCGAARPLQVTRELTKRHEEQVGPTIGHALAHFTHQAPQGEFTLVLGGAEVQAPDPLDDEACLQQLQELIADGMKASDAARDLAQRSGRSKRELYALLHTAENQAD, encoded by the coding sequence GTGAAGCAGCGCGCCGAACCGGAGAACGGTGTTCTCTATATGGTCGGCACACCGATCGGTCATCTCGGTGACCTTTCGCCAAGGGCGCGTGCATTGCTGGCGGCGGTAAACACGGTGGCCTGTGAAGACACACGTCACAGCGGCCAGCTGCTCGTCTCTCTGGGATCGACAGCCAGACGCTGCAGCTTTCATCAGCACAACACCCACGCCCGCATCCCCCAGTTGCTGGATGAGCTCAGCCAGGGCCGCAGCGTGGCGGTGATCAGTGATGCTGGGCTACCAGGGATTAGCGACCCAGGCGAAGAGCTGGTGGCTGCAGCCAGAGCAGCAGGCCATGCCGTGATCTGTATCCCAGGGCCTTGCGCCGCCACCACCGCCCTGGTTAGCAGCGGACTCCCCAGCGGTCGTTTCTGCTTCGAAGGATTTCTGCCCGCTAAGGGGAGGGATCGCAGACAACGCCTGGAAACCCTTGCCAAGGAACCCCGCACGACTGTGCTGTACGAGGCACCCCACCGACTTCTGAAATTGCTGGAGGAATTACAGGAGCACTGTGGTGCGGCACGCCCTCTGCAGGTAACCCGTGAACTAACCAAACGCCACGAAGAGCAGGTTGGACCGACGATCGGGCACGCTTTGGCTCATTTCACCCATCAGGCACCCCAAGGAGAATTCACTTTGGTGCTGGGTGGCGCCGAAGTGCAGGCTCCAGACCCTCTGGATGACGAGGCATGCCTGCAGCAACTCCAGGAACTGATTGCCGATGGCATGAAAGCCAGTGATGCAGCTCGGGATCTGGCTCAACGCAGTGGCCGATCCAAGCGGGAGTTATATGCACTGCTGCACACCGCAGAGAACCAGGCAGACTGA
- a CDS encoding DUF177 domain-containing protein, with translation MIPGLEPVPLRELQALGTSRVWNVEGQLEAIQSLTPVRGSLRAEHRGNLLEVEGSLQTIVCLRCDRCLGRFNQELKAESKELIWLGGEPTDELLADAGLDPETPDGLVDVLDPRGDFEPERWVFEQLSLQMSVVNRCGDLCPGMPTHAAEPRKPSSAAAVDPRWKALRDLQSSLQPDRGDHG, from the coding sequence ATGATCCCCGGCCTCGAGCCGGTACCGCTGAGGGAGCTCCAGGCTCTGGGAACGTCCAGGGTCTGGAATGTGGAGGGGCAACTCGAGGCGATCCAAAGCCTGACTCCCGTGCGTGGCAGCCTCAGGGCTGAGCACCGCGGCAACCTGCTTGAGGTGGAGGGGTCGCTACAGACCATCGTCTGCCTTCGTTGCGATCGCTGCCTGGGTCGCTTCAATCAAGAGCTCAAGGCCGAGTCCAAAGAACTGATCTGGCTTGGGGGTGAGCCAACGGACGAATTACTGGCCGATGCAGGGCTTGATCCGGAAACCCCTGACGGTCTGGTGGACGTGCTGGATCCCCGTGGGGATTTCGAACCGGAACGCTGGGTGTTTGAACAACTGAGTCTTCAGATGTCGGTGGTCAACCGTTGCGGCGATCTCTGCCCAGGCATGCCAACTCACGCGGCCGAGCCTCGCAAACCATCAAGCGCCGCGGCCGTGGATCCTCGCTGGAAGGCACTGCGGGATCTGCAGTCGTCCCTGCAACCGGATAGGGGAGACCATGGCTAA